One Phycisphaera mikurensis NBRC 102666 DNA window includes the following coding sequences:
- a CDS encoding PEP-CTERM sorting domain-containing protein (PEP-CTERM proteins occur, often in large numbers, in the proteomes of bacteria that also encode an exosortase, a predicted intramembrane cysteine proteinase. The presence of a PEP-CTERM domain at a protein's C-terminus predicts cleavage within the sorting domain, followed by covalent anchoring to some some component of the (usually Gram-negative) cell surface. Many PEP-CTERM proteins exhibit an unusual sequence composition that includes large numbers of potential glycosylation sites. Expression of one such protein has been shown restore the ability of a bacterium to form floc, a type of biofilm.): protein MRNRNELPINHMAALGGAALLTITTLLSVPMQAQVFDTVINLPTDTYEQGDPIAPNTQINVFDGGILPGFFTTGGDNNSIFAEVVNVEINLLGGIDSFGFFATPGSTVNLSSGTLGTSGIGGTISSTQFTMTGGYLGSKFTFWDVPFTNPPAGQATISGGQFGTNIDFRNADTEFIGGEFIFNGSSFSGSMPGTLGPTDVVAGTLPDGSVFLFSPLAGDEVSNSAQFTSASLPAVDLTPIQVNSLTDPAPRGLRPGQSLVLDGGYIGPGFVAIESDLSILAGNTGGLSVLESRVQISGGHVFGLDIYTGSDVEVSGGEITGGLRIMPGSSVDLRGGQIGQGVSTLEGSDVSAFGGEFRLNGTSVADGTITLAENDVLAGTLEDGSVFLFTDRSGDFINNLAVVSTTVPQASTSAYVIEQSSDMSPPGLRQGESLILRDKGHLADNFNVAGGVVAVNGGKIGSNVRVTSAEVTISGGTGGLGLTALAGSVINIQGGNTNGFAARDGSQVFITGGELNGFTVEDGATVFMSGGSAGPLVSLVKRPNFSEGGRIVMSGGTVGRFVGGGGGTFELVGSDFLLDGNPVSSTTVRPGAFQALSGVLEDGTPFIFGLPGDFSGISSPTFTLTNVVVPEAEFRTIIIDRPESEVTLGLRAGQSAVVREGGMLGRNFSVVDATITIEGGTVGEGFEAVRSSLDIQGGRIGSLVTFYDDSSVRIAGGDWGGGIQVLPGSNIEIVGSQFAIDSTPIDLKFAMTLELLQREGQLLTATLQDGSLFQIQLTESTGVASFDMASEQATLRITAVPEPTSAALLMLGGIALMRRRR from the coding sequence ATGCGAAACAGAAACGAGTTGCCGATCAATCATATGGCCGCACTCGGCGGGGCTGCGTTGCTCACCATCACGACCTTGTTGTCCGTACCTATGCAGGCACAGGTTTTCGACACCGTGATCAATCTTCCGACCGACACCTACGAGCAGGGTGACCCAATCGCGCCTAATACGCAGATCAACGTGTTCGACGGTGGGATTCTTCCAGGATTCTTTACCACCGGGGGCGACAACAATAGTATTTTCGCTGAGGTCGTTAACGTAGAAATAAACCTGCTTGGAGGTATAGATAGTTTTGGTTTTTTTGCTACTCCCGGCTCAACCGTGAACCTGTCAAGTGGCACTCTGGGTACTAGCGGGATAGGGGGTACTATATCCAGCACACAGTTCACGATGACCGGTGGCTACCTGGGCAGCAAATTCACTTTTTGGGACGTGCCATTCACCAACCCGCCCGCTGGCCAAGCCACGATTAGCGGTGGCCAATTCGGCACAAACATTGATTTTAGAAATGCCGATACCGAGTTTATCGGCGGCGAGTTTATCTTCAACGGGTCTTCATTCTCCGGATCAATGCCGGGTACGTTAGGCCCGACCGATGTGGTGGCGGGAACTCTACCGGATGGCTCTGTTTTCCTGTTTTCGCCGTTAGCTGGTGATGAGGTTTCGAACTCCGCGCAATTTACATCGGCCTCGCTTCCAGCCGTCGATCTGACCCCTATCCAGGTCAACTCCCTGACCGACCCCGCGCCACGTGGACTTCGGCCCGGTCAATCGCTTGTCCTGGATGGCGGATACATCGGTCCAGGCTTTGTCGCCATCGAATCTGATTTATCTATCCTTGCTGGAAACACAGGGGGCTTGTCTGTCTTGGAATCCAGGGTGCAGATCAGTGGCGGCCACGTGTTTGGTTTAGACATATATACCGGCAGTGATGTGGAGGTCTCCGGAGGCGAGATCACAGGTGGCCTGCGCATCATGCCCGGTAGCTCGGTCGATCTGCGTGGTGGACAAATCGGACAAGGTGTGTCCACTTTGGAGGGAAGCGATGTATCCGCGTTTGGCGGCGAGTTCCGACTGAACGGTACCTCCGTTGCCGATGGGACGATCACGCTTGCTGAAAATGATGTTTTGGCAGGCACGCTGGAAGATGGTTCAGTTTTTCTCTTCACAGACCGCTCGGGAGATTTCATTAACAATCTAGCTGTTGTGTCCACAACAGTACCGCAAGCAAGTACGTCGGCATACGTTATTGAGCAATCGAGCGACATGTCGCCCCCCGGCCTGCGTCAGGGGGAATCACTGATCCTTCGTGATAAAGGCCACCTTGCGGATAACTTTAACGTGGCTGGTGGCGTCGTTGCTGTGAACGGCGGCAAAATCGGAAGCAACGTGCGTGTCACGTCAGCCGAGGTAACGATAAGTGGCGGCACGGGCGGTCTTGGCTTGACTGCTCTCGCTGGCTCGGTCATCAATATCCAAGGTGGTAATACCAATGGGTTCGCCGCGAGGGATGGAAGTCAGGTCTTCATCACTGGCGGGGAACTCAACGGCTTCACTGTGGAAGATGGAGCCACGGTATTCATGTCCGGTGGTTCTGCCGGACCACTGGTGAGCTTGGTGAAGCGACCCAACTTCTCGGAAGGTGGTCGCATCGTCATGTCCGGCGGTACCGTCGGCCGTTTTGTTGGCGGTGGTGGCGGCACGTTCGAGTTGGTTGGATCAGATTTTCTACTCGATGGGAACCCAGTGTCGAGCACAACGGTGCGTCCTGGTGCATTTCAAGCGCTTAGTGGGGTGTTGGAAGATGGGACGCCATTTATCTTTGGGCTCCCTGGAGATTTCAGTGGGATCAGCAGCCCGACATTTACCTTGACGAATGTGGTGGTACCCGAAGCTGAATTTCGAACTATTATTATCGATCGTCCTGAGTCTGAAGTCACATTAGGTTTGCGGGCGGGCCAGTCAGCCGTTGTCAGAGAAGGCGGAATGCTGGGGCGAAACTTTTCCGTTGTAGATGCCACGATTACGATCGAAGGCGGAACGGTTGGTGAGGGCTTTGAGGCAGTTCGTTCCTCACTCGATATCCAAGGCGGCAGGATCGGTAGCCTCGTCACGTTCTACGACGATTCTTCTGTCAGGATCGCTGGCGGTGATTGGGGTGGGGGTATTCAAGTGCTGCCGGGAAGTAACATTGAGATCGTCGGAAGCCAATTTGCGATCGACAGTACGCCAATCGATCTTAAATTTGCAATGACGCTTGAACTTCTTCAGCGTGAGGGCCAACTCCTCACGGCTACGCTTCAAGATGGAAGCCTGTTCCAAATCCAGTTAACAGAATCCACCGGCGTGGCATCCTTCGATATGGCTTCCGAGCAAGCAACGCTTAGAATCACCGCTGTTCCCGAACCTACTTCGGCGGCGCTGCTGATGCTCGGCGGCATAGCGCTGATGCGCCGTAGGCGATAG
- a CDS encoding right-handed parallel beta-helix repeat-containing protein — protein MDALRLPPRRLAFLLFAALLAIAAAEPAAGRDAAGFYNPRPSPDTRFVYVSTSGDDRANGRGENTPLRTLERAKKQLRDGFPDHLLIRAGDRFDEPFGYFAKSGRSADQPMFVGVYGEGDRPEFNGGLLAHAATGVSHLVIQGLAFRDRSRDPADPSFSVEAARRGGYGIKWNERGENVLFEDLKISRFFVGMDLSGDAGDKPDDEEIRARQRAGKHPLRDVTVRRCIVVDNYGVNGHAQGLFASNLDGLRVEECTFDRNGHDEAVEGSKPDIFKHNVYQYFTLNSRMELVGNLITRPSAQGAQVRGGGLVEGNFFGRCPIAMTILDGESRVAGNAVLDASDIAGVQENGFGFLVESVASIELTGNLFAHKNSGSGHGVAVKVSQKWDHHGRDPWRERIGNPQLSATITGNLVSDWPTASKWPAFDVNEDQVDAVVTGNRVDPAGAAVPTLADYMAANGRGGGDPYEALAEEAANRPRGTWDPRWTAAGVNAFLRAGAGLDEAAPAAGRDPSHR, from the coding sequence CACCCGCTTCGTGTACGTGTCGACCTCGGGCGACGACCGCGCCAACGGCCGCGGCGAGAACACGCCGCTGCGGACCCTCGAGCGGGCGAAGAAGCAGCTCCGCGACGGCTTCCCCGACCACCTGCTCATCCGCGCCGGCGACCGCTTCGACGAGCCCTTTGGCTACTTCGCGAAGAGCGGCCGGTCGGCCGACCAGCCGATGTTCGTCGGCGTCTACGGCGAGGGGGACCGCCCGGAGTTCAACGGCGGCCTGCTCGCCCACGCCGCCACGGGGGTCTCGCACCTGGTGATCCAGGGCCTCGCCTTCCGCGACCGGTCGCGCGACCCCGCGGACCCGTCCTTCTCGGTGGAGGCCGCGCGGCGGGGCGGCTACGGCATCAAGTGGAACGAGCGCGGCGAGAACGTGCTCTTCGAAGACCTCAAGATCTCCCGCTTCTTCGTCGGCATGGACCTGAGCGGCGACGCCGGGGACAAGCCCGACGACGAGGAGATCCGGGCCCGGCAGCGGGCCGGCAAGCACCCGCTCCGCGACGTCACCGTCCGCCGCTGCATCGTCGTCGACAACTACGGCGTGAACGGCCACGCCCAGGGGCTCTTCGCGAGCAACCTCGACGGGCTCCGCGTCGAGGAGTGCACCTTCGACCGCAACGGCCACGACGAGGCCGTCGAAGGCTCCAAGCCCGACATCTTCAAGCACAACGTGTACCAGTACTTCACGCTGAACAGCCGGATGGAGCTGGTGGGCAACCTCATCACCCGCCCCTCGGCGCAGGGGGCCCAGGTCCGCGGCGGCGGGCTCGTCGAGGGCAACTTCTTCGGCCGCTGCCCCATCGCGATGACGATCCTCGACGGCGAGAGCCGCGTCGCCGGCAACGCCGTGCTCGACGCCAGCGACATCGCCGGCGTGCAGGAGAACGGCTTCGGCTTCCTCGTCGAGAGCGTGGCGTCGATCGAGCTCACCGGCAACCTCTTCGCTCACAAGAACAGCGGCAGCGGCCACGGCGTCGCCGTCAAGGTCTCGCAGAAGTGGGACCACCACGGCCGCGACCCCTGGCGGGAGCGGATCGGCAACCCGCAGCTCTCCGCGACGATCACCGGCAACCTCGTGAGCGACTGGCCCACGGCATCGAAGTGGCCGGCCTTCGACGTGAACGAAGACCAGGTGGACGCGGTCGTCACCGGCAACCGCGTCGACCCCGCCGGCGCGGCCGTGCCGACGCTGGCGGACTACATGGCCGCCAACGGCCGCGGCGGCGGGGATCCCTACGAAGCGCTCGCGGAAGAAGCCGCGAACCGGCCCCGGGGCACCTGGGACCCGCGATGGACGGCGGCGGGTGTGAACGCCTTCCTGCGGGCGGGAGCGGGCCTGGACGAGGCCGCGCCCGCCGCGGGACGCGACCCCTCCCACCGGTAG